One segment of Mycolicibacterium neworleansense DNA contains the following:
- a CDS encoding adenosylmethionine--8-amino-7-oxononanoate transaminase, with protein MAELTPAQINAIDAAHIWHPYSAMGSAALPPVVAVGAKGAWLSVIDPTDGATIEVIDAMASWWTAVHGHGHPVLDRAINDQLATMNHVMFGGLTHEPAARLAQLLVELTPEGLETVFFSDSGSVSVEVAVKMALQYWRSLGKGAKHRLMTWRGGYHGDTFTPMSVCDPDGGMHSLWTDVLVPQIFAPPVPADYQPAYSEAFERQLAEHAHELAAVIVEPMVQGAGGMRFHDARYLSDLRAICDRHDVLLIFDEIATGFGRTGKLFAAEHAGISPDIMCVGKALTGGYITLAATLCTREVARTISEGEPGALMHGPTFMANALACAVGVAAVELLISGDWPARVAAIEEGLREGLEPARSLPGVADVRVLGAIGVIEMSEPVDMRVATLAALSHGVWLRPFGKLIYAMPPFICTRAEVEQITAGMVGVARALT; from the coding sequence GTGGCTGAGCTGACCCCAGCGCAGATCAATGCCATCGACGCGGCCCACATCTGGCACCCCTACAGCGCCATGGGCTCCGCGGCGCTTCCGCCGGTAGTGGCGGTCGGTGCCAAAGGCGCGTGGCTGTCTGTGATCGACCCTACCGACGGCGCAACGATCGAGGTGATCGATGCGATGGCGTCGTGGTGGACGGCCGTGCACGGTCACGGGCACCCGGTGCTGGACCGTGCGATCAATGACCAGCTCGCCACCATGAATCACGTCATGTTCGGCGGTCTGACGCATGAACCGGCCGCACGGCTGGCCCAACTGCTGGTCGAACTCACCCCCGAGGGCTTGGAGACCGTCTTCTTCAGCGATTCCGGGTCGGTGTCCGTCGAGGTGGCGGTGAAGATGGCGCTGCAATATTGGCGCAGCCTCGGCAAGGGCGCCAAGCACCGCCTGATGACATGGCGCGGCGGCTATCACGGCGACACGTTCACCCCGATGAGCGTGTGCGATCCCGACGGCGGCATGCATTCGCTGTGGACCGACGTTCTGGTGCCCCAAATTTTCGCACCGCCCGTGCCGGCCGACTATCAACCGGCCTATAGCGAGGCGTTCGAACGGCAGCTGGCCGAGCATGCCCACGAGCTCGCCGCGGTGATCGTTGAACCCATGGTGCAGGGCGCCGGGGGCATGCGCTTTCACGATGCGCGCTACCTGTCTGACCTGCGCGCGATCTGCGACCGCCACGATGTGTTGCTGATCTTCGATGAGATCGCCACCGGATTCGGCCGCACCGGCAAGCTGTTCGCCGCCGAACATGCCGGGATCAGCCCCGACATCATGTGTGTGGGCAAGGCGCTCACCGGCGGTTACATCACGCTGGCGGCCACACTGTGCACGCGCGAGGTCGCGCGGACGATCAGCGAGGGGGAGCCCGGCGCCCTCATGCACGGACCGACGTTCATGGCCAACGCGCTGGCCTGCGCGGTCGGCGTTGCCGCGGTGGAATTGCTGATCAGTGGTGATTGGCCGGCCCGGGTGGCCGCGATCGAAGAGGGATTGCGGGAAGGTCTTGAGCCGGCCCGCTCGCTGCCCGGAGTAGCCGATGTCCGGGTGCTCGGTGCGATCGGCGTGATCGAGATGAGCGAGCCGGTGGACATGCGCGTGGCCACCCTGGCTGCGTTGAGTCACGGCGTCTGGCTGCGCCCGTTCGGCAAGCTGATCTATGCGATGCCGCCCTTCATCTGCACGCGCGCGGAGGTCGAACAGATCACCGCGGGCATGGTCGGCGTGGCGCGTGCACTAACCTGA
- the treZ gene encoding malto-oligosyltrehalose trehalohydrolase yields the protein MTEFAVWAPIPDRMRVEVDGTLHEMTRSADGWWRAEISCGTDARYGFVLDEDDTVLPDPRSARQPDGVHGRSQLWQPAPDAWTDADWAGRSICGGVIYELHTGTFTPEGTFDAAIGKLDHLVELGVDFVELMPVNAFNGIHGWGYDGVLWYAVHEPYGGPDGLIRFIDACHARGLGVLIDTVFNHLGPSGNYLPRFGPYLSSGQNPWGSSINLSDADADEVRTYIIDCALRWMRDFRADGLRLDAVHALVDTTAIHLLEELAADTGALSEELGRPLSLIAESDLNDPRLITPRDRGGYGLTAQWDDDIHHAIHTAVSGERQGYYADFGSLATLAQTLKHGYFHAGTYSSFRHRRHGRPLDTASIPATRLLAYTLTHDQVGNRAVGDRPSQRLTSGQLAVKAALALGSPYTAMLFMGEEWGSSSPFQFFSSHPEPELARATAEGRKAEFAAHGWDADEIPDPQDPQTFLRSKLNWGEISDGDHDRLHRTYRQLIALRRTEPDLADPWLDHMAIDFDEDQRWIVLHRGSLSIACNLGTEEVSVPVTGELVAAWEDPDIGSAATTLAGHSFAVLRTEPVQ from the coding sequence ATGACTGAATTCGCTGTGTGGGCGCCCATACCGGACCGCATGCGGGTCGAGGTGGACGGAACACTGCACGAGATGACCCGCTCCGCCGACGGCTGGTGGCGCGCTGAGATCAGCTGCGGTACCGACGCCCGGTACGGGTTCGTTCTCGACGAGGACGACACGGTTCTGCCGGACCCCCGCTCAGCACGTCAGCCCGATGGCGTCCACGGACGCTCGCAATTGTGGCAGCCGGCACCGGATGCGTGGACCGACGCCGACTGGGCGGGCCGGTCCATCTGCGGTGGGGTGATCTACGAACTTCACACCGGAACATTCACTCCTGAGGGCACATTCGATGCCGCGATCGGCAAGCTGGACCATCTGGTCGAGCTCGGTGTCGATTTCGTCGAGTTGATGCCGGTCAACGCCTTCAACGGCATCCACGGCTGGGGTTACGACGGTGTGCTGTGGTATGCGGTGCACGAACCGTACGGCGGCCCGGACGGGCTGATCCGGTTCATCGACGCCTGCCACGCACGCGGACTCGGCGTGCTGATCGACACGGTGTTCAATCACCTGGGCCCGTCCGGCAACTATCTGCCGCGGTTCGGTCCGTATCTGTCCTCAGGCCAGAATCCGTGGGGCAGTTCGATCAACCTGTCCGACGCCGACGCCGACGAGGTCCGCACGTACATCATCGACTGCGCGCTGCGCTGGATGCGTGACTTCCGCGCCGACGGCCTGCGACTGGACGCCGTTCATGCGCTGGTGGACACCACGGCGATCCATCTACTGGAGGAACTGGCAGCCGACACCGGTGCGCTTTCCGAAGAACTCGGCCGCCCGCTGTCGCTGATCGCCGAAAGCGATCTCAACGACCCCCGGCTCATCACGCCGCGCGACCGTGGCGGCTACGGCCTGACCGCCCAGTGGGACGACGACATCCATCACGCCATCCATACCGCGGTCTCAGGTGAACGGCAGGGCTACTACGCCGATTTCGGATCGCTGGCCACACTGGCGCAGACGCTGAAGCACGGGTATTTCCATGCCGGTACCTATTCGTCGTTCCGTCATCGCAGACATGGTCGCCCATTGGACACCGCCAGCATTCCGGCCACGCGACTGCTGGCCTACACCCTGACCCACGACCAAGTCGGCAACCGCGCCGTCGGGGACCGGCCGTCGCAACGCCTGACATCGGGCCAACTGGCGGTCAAGGCCGCGCTCGCTCTCGGATCGCCCTATACGGCAATGCTTTTCATGGGCGAAGAATGGGGATCCTCCTCGCCCTTCCAGTTCTTCAGTTCGCATCCCGAGCCGGAACTGGCACGCGCCACCGCCGAGGGTCGCAAGGCCGAGTTCGCCGCGCACGGCTGGGATGCCGACGAGATCCCCGATCCGCAGGACCCCCAGACATTCCTGCGGTCCAAACTGAACTGGGGCGAGATCTCCGACGGCGATCACGACCGGCTGCACCGCACGTATCGGCAGCTCATCGCGTTGCGGCGCACCGAACCCGACCTGGCCGATCCGTGGCTGGACCACATGGCGATCGACTTCGACGAGGACCAGCGCTGGATCGTTCTGCACCGCGGCTCCCTGTCCATCGCCTGCAATCTGGGCACCGAGGAGGTGTCGGTTCCGGTGACCGGGGAACTCGTCGCGGCCTGGGAAGATCCCGACATCGGTTCCGCCGCCACCACATTGGCCGGCCACTCTTTCGCCGTTCTGCGCACCGAGCCCGTTCAGTAG
- a CDS encoding 8-amino-7-oxononanoate synthase yields MTRTELSPLAWLADVEQQRRQAGLRRELRTRPAVATELDLASNDYLGLSQHPQVLDGGIEALRTWGAGAGGSRLVTGNTELHEGFETALATFVGAESALVFSSGYTANLGAVVALSGPGSLLVSDALTHASLVDACRLSRARVHVTPHRDVDAVDAALSARTEERAVVLTESVFSTDGALAPLRELHAVCRRHGALMLVDEAHGLGVRGPGGQGLLYEVGLAGAPDVVMTTTLSKALGSQGGVVLGPEPIRAHLIDAARPFIFDTGLAPAAVGAAWAALRVLIAEPQRAQAVLHHAAELARISGDAAVPESAVVSVILGDPEVAVAAAAACLDRGVRVGCFRPPTVPEGTSRLRLTARASLTADEMGLARQVLTEVLSKARL; encoded by the coding sequence GTGACGCGCACGGAGCTTTCACCGCTGGCCTGGCTCGCCGACGTCGAGCAGCAGCGCCGGCAGGCCGGACTGCGTCGCGAGCTGCGCACCCGGCCCGCCGTGGCCACCGAGCTGGACCTGGCCTCCAACGATTACCTCGGGTTGTCGCAGCACCCGCAGGTGCTCGACGGCGGCATCGAAGCGCTGCGGACCTGGGGTGCCGGCGCCGGGGGATCCCGGCTGGTCACCGGTAACACCGAACTGCACGAGGGGTTCGAGACCGCCCTGGCGACGTTCGTCGGGGCCGAGTCGGCGTTGGTCTTCTCCTCGGGCTACACCGCCAACCTCGGCGCCGTCGTCGCACTGTCGGGACCGGGCTCGCTGCTGGTTTCCGACGCACTCACCCACGCGTCCCTGGTCGATGCCTGCCGGTTGTCGCGTGCCCGGGTCCACGTCACCCCGCACCGTGACGTGGACGCGGTCGATGCCGCGTTGTCGGCGCGCACCGAGGAGCGCGCGGTGGTGCTGACCGAATCCGTGTTCAGCACCGACGGGGCACTGGCGCCGCTGCGTGAGCTGCACGCGGTGTGTCGCCGGCACGGCGCGCTGATGCTCGTCGACGAGGCACACGGGCTCGGTGTGCGCGGCCCGGGCGGGCAGGGCCTGCTCTACGAGGTCGGGCTGGCCGGGGCGCCGGACGTCGTGATGACGACGACGCTGTCCAAGGCCCTCGGCAGCCAGGGCGGGGTCGTGCTCGGCCCGGAGCCGATCCGCGCCCACCTGATCGATGCGGCCCGCCCGTTCATCTTCGACACGGGGCTGGCCCCGGCGGCCGTCGGCGCGGCGTGGGCCGCGCTGCGGGTGTTGATCGCCGAACCGCAGCGAGCCCAAGCCGTGTTGCACCATGCCGCTGAACTGGCCCGGATCTCCGGGGACGCCGCTGTACCCGAATCCGCGGTCGTCTCGGTGATCCTCGGCGATCCGGAGGTGGCGGTGGCGGCAGCCGCGGCCTGCCTGGACCGTGGCGTCCGCGTGGGCTGCTTCCGTCCGCCGACGGTCCCTGAAGGCACCTCACGACTGCGCTTGACCGCGCGGGCCTCGTTGACCGCCGACGAGATGGGCCTGGCCCGGCAGGTGTTGACCGAGGTGCTGTCGAAGGCCCGGTTGTGA
- the treY gene encoding malto-oligosyltrehalose synthase, with the protein MPSQVLSTYRLQMRGDCCTFDDAVNLLDYLDELGVSHLYLSPILTASHGSTHGYDVTDPTTVSAALGGPDGLRRLSQAARSRGMGLIVDIVPNHVGVAQPEQNRWWWDLLTHGRASAYADYFDIDWDLDGGRIVLPVLGSDDDVADLAVDGELLRLGDLVFPVAPGTGGGTGAQVHDRQHYRLTGWRNGICGYRRFFSITSLAALRQEDRAVFDASHAEIKRWFDEGLVDGLRIDHPDGLSDPAGYLRWLRELTGPGAWIVVEKILAADESLDASLPVDGTTGYDALREIGGLFVAPSGKVRLTAVSGPPDPDAERTLKTAAVTHTLASELSRLCRAVTAVTGQHDEQLPTAVAALISRIGVYRSDYPALATILPVAFQETACAAPELTDALSAFSVALSTSAEVVSRFNQLCGAATAKAVEDCLFYRDARLVSLNEVGGAPELFGVSAAEFHQRTTTRGRAWPAAMTTLSTHDTKRGEDVRARIGVLSQVPVTWADSVERWATLTTPPDRETALFLWQNIFGVWPVDGNVTDELRVRLHSYTEKAIREAATRTSWHDPSVEFEDEVHGWLDRVLDEPVAAELTALVSRLDAHARNDSLGQKLIQLTAPGVPDVYQGTESTEDSLVDPDNRRPVDHAALHDALARGDDDKLRVTKAALTLRRARPDTFLSGDYTPLPATGSTAAHLVSFLRGEDVVVAACRWTVELAETGWADTVLALPDGQWTDRLSGRRWAGAVPVAGLLADSPVALLERTDD; encoded by the coding sequence ATGCCCAGCCAGGTCCTGTCCACGTATCGGCTCCAGATGCGTGGGGACTGCTGCACATTCGATGACGCGGTGAACCTGCTCGACTATCTGGACGAGCTGGGCGTTTCGCATCTGTACCTGTCGCCGATCCTGACCGCCTCGCATGGGTCCACTCATGGCTACGACGTCACCGATCCCACCACGGTGTCGGCCGCACTCGGGGGCCCGGACGGGCTGCGCCGACTCTCGCAGGCTGCCCGGTCCCGTGGCATGGGGTTGATCGTGGACATCGTGCCCAATCACGTCGGTGTCGCCCAGCCTGAGCAGAACCGCTGGTGGTGGGACCTGCTGACGCACGGCCGGGCCTCCGCCTATGCCGACTACTTCGACATCGACTGGGATCTCGACGGCGGGCGGATCGTGTTGCCGGTGCTGGGTTCCGACGACGACGTCGCCGATCTGGCGGTCGACGGGGAGCTGCTGCGACTGGGTGACCTCGTCTTCCCCGTCGCACCCGGCACCGGGGGCGGCACCGGCGCCCAGGTACATGATCGTCAGCACTACCGACTGACGGGGTGGCGCAACGGAATCTGCGGTTACCGGCGCTTCTTCTCGATCACGTCGCTGGCCGCGCTGCGGCAGGAGGACCGTGCCGTGTTCGACGCCAGCCACGCCGAGATCAAACGCTGGTTCGATGAGGGCCTGGTGGACGGCCTGCGCATCGACCATCCGGACGGATTGTCCGACCCCGCAGGCTATCTGCGGTGGTTGCGTGAGCTCACCGGCCCCGGCGCCTGGATCGTGGTGGAGAAGATCCTGGCCGCCGATGAGAGCCTCGACGCGTCGCTGCCCGTCGACGGCACCACCGGGTACGACGCACTGCGCGAGATCGGTGGACTGTTCGTCGCCCCGTCCGGAAAGGTCAGGCTCACCGCAGTCAGCGGGCCCCCGGACCCAGACGCCGAACGGACGCTCAAGACCGCGGCCGTCACCCACACCCTGGCCAGCGAACTGAGCCGGTTGTGCCGTGCAGTCACGGCGGTGACCGGACAGCACGACGAACAGCTCCCGACCGCCGTGGCAGCGCTGATCAGCAGGATCGGCGTGTACCGCAGTGACTATCCGGCCCTGGCGACGATCCTGCCGGTGGCCTTCCAGGAAACAGCTTGTGCGGCGCCGGAACTCACCGACGCCCTGAGCGCTTTCTCGGTAGCCCTGTCCACCAGCGCCGAGGTGGTGTCGCGGTTCAACCAGTTGTGCGGCGCGGCGACGGCCAAAGCGGTCGAGGACTGCCTGTTCTACCGCGACGCCCGCCTGGTGTCCCTCAACGAGGTCGGCGGTGCACCCGAGTTGTTCGGGGTGTCGGCAGCCGAGTTCCACCAACGGACGACGACACGCGGCCGCGCCTGGCCGGCAGCGATGACGACCTTGTCGACCCACGACACCAAACGGGGTGAGGATGTCCGCGCCCGCATCGGGGTGTTGTCCCAGGTGCCCGTCACATGGGCGGACTCGGTCGAGCGGTGGGCAACGCTGACCACTCCCCCTGATCGGGAGACGGCGCTGTTCCTGTGGCAGAACATCTTCGGCGTCTGGCCCGTCGACGGCAACGTCACCGACGAGCTTCGTGTCCGGCTGCACTCCTACACCGAGAAGGCCATCCGGGAGGCCGCCACCCGCACCTCCTGGCATGACCCCAGCGTGGAGTTCGAAGACGAGGTGCACGGTTGGCTGGACCGGGTACTGGACGAACCGGTCGCTGCCGAACTGACAGCGCTGGTGAGCCGGCTCGACGCACACGCCCGAAACGACAGCCTTGGGCAGAAATTGATCCAGCTGACCGCCCCCGGGGTGCCCGATGTGTACCAAGGCACCGAATCTACGGAGGACAGCCTGGTCGATCCGGACAACCGGCGCCCGGTCGACCATGCCGCGCTCCATGATGCGTTGGCCCGTGGTGACGATGACAAACTGCGGGTCACCAAGGCGGCGTTGACACTGCGTCGCGCCAGGCCGGATACCTTCCTCTCCGGCGACTACACACCACTGCCGGCCACCGGTAGCACAGCGGCACACCTGGTGTCATTCCTGCGGGGAGAAGATGTGGTGGTGGCCGCGTGCAGGTGGACCGTGGAATTGGCCGAAACCGGCTGGGCCGATACGGTATTAGCGTTGCCCGACGGCCAGTGGACGGACCGCCTCAGCGGCCGGCGCTGGGCCGGTGCGGTGCCGGTGGCCGGGCTGCTCGCCGATTCGCCGGTGGCGCTGCTGGAGCGCACCGATGACTGA
- a CDS encoding acyltransferase family protein yields the protein METLDAPRTEPGTESGSVPRAVMGTRASGFYRHDLDGLRGVAIALVAMFHIWFGRVSGGVDVFLALSGFFFGGKILRIALNPEAPLWPLPEVVRLIRRLLPALVVVLAAAAVLTILVQPETRWETFADQSLASLGYYQNWELANTAADYLRAGEAVSPLQHIWSMSVQGQFYLAFLLLVFGFAFLGRRLFGRHLRTAFIVLLSALTIASFVYAIIAHNNDQATAYYNSFARGWELLIGALAGALVPAVRWPMWLRTILATVSLAAILSCGWWIDGVKEFPGPWTLVPVGATIIFILTAANQADDPTAGQRLPAPNRMLATKPFVSLGSMAYSLYLWHWPLLIFWLSYSGHSHANFLEGTIVLLVSGVLAWLTTRYIEEPLRSQKAKATTTAAPVPLRVRLRRPTIVLGSIVGLLGIALTATSFTWREHVTVQRANGKELSGLSARDYPGARALLDHARVPKLPMRPTVLEAKDDLPASTTDGCISDFGNTDIINCTYGDKNATRTIAVAGGSHAEHWITALDLLGRRHNFKVVTYLKMGCPLTTEETPLVMGDNRPYPKCHEWNEKVMSQLITDRPDFVFTTSTRPWNIKPGDVMPGTYIGIWETFSKNNIPVLAMRDTPWLTRNGEPYFPYDCLANGGDSISCGIERSKVLSDHNPTLDFVGRFPLLKPLDMSDAVCRKDYCRVVEGNVLLYHDSHHISTTYMRTMTGELGRQMAAATGWW from the coding sequence ATGGAAACCCTTGACGCCCCCCGGACGGAGCCCGGCACCGAATCCGGTTCCGTTCCACGCGCAGTCATGGGTACCCGTGCATCGGGTTTCTACCGCCATGATCTGGATGGACTGCGCGGCGTCGCCATCGCCCTCGTGGCGATGTTCCACATCTGGTTCGGTCGGGTTTCCGGTGGTGTCGACGTATTCCTGGCGCTGTCCGGATTCTTCTTCGGCGGCAAGATCCTGCGGATCGCACTGAACCCAGAGGCGCCGCTGTGGCCGCTTCCCGAAGTGGTCCGACTGATTCGACGCCTGCTTCCCGCGCTCGTCGTCGTGCTTGCCGCGGCCGCGGTGCTGACCATCCTCGTGCAGCCGGAAACCCGCTGGGAAACATTTGCTGACCAAAGCCTGGCAAGCCTGGGTTATTACCAGAACTGGGAGCTGGCCAACACCGCCGCGGACTACCTTCGCGCCGGTGAGGCGGTCAGCCCGCTGCAGCACATCTGGTCGATGTCGGTGCAGGGACAGTTCTATCTGGCGTTTCTGCTGCTGGTCTTCGGGTTCGCTTTTCTCGGCCGCCGGCTGTTCGGCCGCCACCTGCGTACCGCGTTCATCGTTTTACTGAGCGCACTGACCATCGCGTCCTTCGTGTACGCGATCATCGCCCACAACAACGACCAGGCCACGGCCTACTACAACAGCTTCGCTCGTGGCTGGGAGCTGCTGATCGGCGCACTTGCCGGCGCACTGGTCCCGGCGGTGCGGTGGCCGATGTGGCTGCGCACCATCCTGGCGACCGTCTCGCTGGCCGCGATCCTGTCGTGCGGCTGGTGGATCGACGGCGTCAAGGAATTTCCCGGGCCGTGGACATTGGTTCCGGTCGGCGCCACGATCATCTTCATCCTGACCGCCGCCAACCAAGCCGACGATCCGACCGCGGGCCAGCGGCTGCCCGCACCCAACCGGATGCTGGCGACGAAGCCTTTCGTATCACTGGGCTCGATGGCCTACTCGCTGTATCTGTGGCACTGGCCCCTGCTGATCTTCTGGCTGTCCTACTCGGGCCACTCACACGCGAACTTCCTCGAGGGCACGATCGTGCTGCTCGTTTCAGGCGTTCTGGCGTGGCTCACCACCCGCTACATCGAAGAGCCCCTGCGCTCGCAGAAGGCCAAGGCCACCACCACCGCGGCTCCGGTTCCGCTGCGGGTGCGCCTGCGGCGGCCGACCATCGTTCTCGGTTCCATCGTCGGTCTTCTCGGTATCGCACTGACGGCCACCTCGTTCACCTGGCGTGAGCATGTCACCGTGCAGCGGGCCAACGGCAAGGAACTGTCCGGACTGTCGGCCCGCGACTATCCGGGTGCACGCGCACTGCTCGACCACGCGCGCGTCCCCAAACTGCCGATGCGCCCCACCGTGCTCGAGGCCAAGGACGATCTGCCCGCATCCACGACCGACGGCTGCATCAGCGATTTCGGCAACACCGACATCATCAACTGCACGTACGGCGACAAGAACGCGACGCGCACCATCGCAGTCGCCGGCGGATCGCACGCCGAGCACTGGATCACCGCACTGGACCTGCTGGGCCGCCGGCACAACTTCAAAGTGGTCACCTACCTCAAGATGGGTTGCCCCCTGACCACCGAGGAAACGCCGCTCGTGATGGGCGACAACCGCCCGTATCCGAAATGTCATGAGTGGAACGAAAAGGTGATGTCGCAGCTCATCACCGACCGTCCCGACTTCGTCTTCACCACCTCGACTCGGCCCTGGAACATCAAGCCGGGAGACGTGATGCCCGGCACCTACATCGGAATCTGGGAAACCTTCTCCAAGAACAACATTCCGGTCCTGGCTATGCGCGACACCCCATGGCTGACCCGCAACGGCGAGCCCTACTTCCCATACGATTGCCTGGCCAACGGCGGCGATTCCATCTCCTGCGGCATCGAGCGGTCCAAGGTACTCTCCGACCACAACCCCACGCTGGATTTCGTCGGGAGGTTTCCTCTGCTCAAGCCACTCGACATGAGCGATGCGGTGTGCCGTAAGGACTATTGCCGCGTGGTGGAGGGAAATGTGTTGCTGTACCACGATTCTCATCACATCTCCACGACGTACATGCGGACCATGACAGGTGAACTGGGCCGTCAGATGGCGGCGGCCACCGGTTGGTGGTGA
- the glgX gene encoding glycogen debranching protein GlgX, translated as MSTVWPGEPYPLGATYDGAGTNFSLFSEVAERVELCLIAKDGTEQRINLEEVDGYVWHAYLPTVTPGQRYGYRVHGPWDPGSGHRCDPSKLLLDPYGKSFHGDFDFSQALFSYDLTADPPGTGTPPQVDSLGHTMTSVVINPFFQWGSDRAPKTPYHDTVIYEAHVKGMTQTHPGIPEELRGTYAGLSHPVVIEYLQSLNVTAIELMPVHQFMHDHRLLDLGLRNYWGYNTVGFFAPHFQYAATRHAGGAVAEFKTMVKAFHDAGIEVILDVVYNHTAEGNHLGPTINFRGIDNAAYYRLLDGQPEYYKDFTGTGNSLNARHPHTLQLIMDSLRYWVLEMHVDGFRFDLASTLAREFYDVDRLSAFFDLVQQDPVVSQVKLIAEPWDIGEGGYQVGNFPGLWTEWNGKYRDTVRDYWRGEPATLGEFASRLTGSSDLYEATGRRPGASINFVTCHDGFTLNDLVSYNEKHNEANGEDNRDGESHNRSWNCGVEGPTDDPEILALRAKQMRNIMGTLMLSQGTPMIAHGDEIGRTQLGNNNVYCQDSELSWMDWSLLESNADHLEFTRKVLAFRKRHPAFRRRRFFEGKPIRSGDQVRDIAWLTPGGTEMTPEDWGTGLGTCVAVFLNGESIPAPNARGERVVDDTFLLCFNANDHEQDFVTPNGDYAAEWTGDLDTASPTGDSDLVVAAGEKISLQARSLLVLRKTA; from the coding sequence ATGTCGACTGTCTGGCCCGGCGAGCCGTATCCCCTTGGCGCGACCTATGACGGTGCGGGGACCAACTTCTCGTTGTTCTCCGAAGTAGCCGAGCGTGTCGAACTGTGCCTGATCGCCAAGGACGGCACCGAGCAACGGATCAATCTCGAAGAGGTCGACGGGTACGTCTGGCACGCCTATCTGCCGACGGTGACACCCGGCCAGCGCTACGGGTATCGGGTGCACGGCCCGTGGGATCCCGGCAGCGGGCACCGGTGCGACCCCAGCAAGCTGCTGTTGGACCCGTACGGCAAGTCGTTCCACGGCGACTTCGACTTCAGCCAGGCCCTTTTCTCCTACGATCTGACGGCCGACCCGCCCGGCACCGGAACGCCGCCACAGGTCGACTCCCTGGGCCACACCATGACGAGCGTGGTCATCAACCCGTTCTTCCAGTGGGGTTCGGACCGCGCACCCAAGACGCCGTATCACGACACGGTGATCTACGAGGCACATGTCAAGGGAATGACCCAGACCCACCCGGGTATCCCGGAGGAACTTCGGGGCACCTACGCGGGCCTGAGCCATCCGGTGGTGATCGAGTACCTCCAGTCGCTGAACGTCACCGCGATCGAGCTGATGCCGGTACACCAGTTCATGCACGATCACCGGCTTCTGGACCTCGGGCTGCGAAACTACTGGGGCTACAACACGGTCGGCTTCTTCGCTCCGCACTTCCAGTACGCGGCCACCCGGCACGCCGGCGGCGCCGTCGCCGAGTTCAAGACCATGGTCAAGGCGTTCCACGACGCCGGCATCGAGGTCATCCTGGATGTGGTCTACAACCACACCGCAGAAGGCAACCACCTCGGCCCGACCATCAACTTCCGCGGCATCGACAACGCCGCCTACTACCGGCTGCTCGACGGACAACCCGAGTACTACAAGGACTTCACCGGGACCGGAAACAGCCTGAACGCCCGGCATCCCCACACGCTGCAACTGATCATGGACTCGCTGCGCTACTGGGTGCTGGAGATGCACGTCGACGGCTTCCGGTTCGACCTGGCCTCCACGCTGGCCCGCGAATTCTATGACGTGGACCGGCTTTCAGCCTTCTTCGATCTGGTCCAGCAGGACCCGGTGGTCAGCCAGGTGAAGCTGATCGCCGAACCGTGGGACATCGGCGAGGGCGGCTACCAGGTCGGCAACTTCCCAGGTTTGTGGACCGAATGGAACGGGAAGTATCGCGATACTGTGCGCGATTACTGGCGGGGCGAGCCCGCAACCCTCGGCGAGTTCGCCTCCCGGCTGACCGGCTCCTCGGATCTGTACGAAGCCACCGGCCGACGTCCCGGTGCCAGCATCAACTTTGTGACCTGCCACGACGGATTCACCCTCAACGATCTGGTGTCCTACAACGAGAAGCACAACGAGGCCAACGGTGAGGACAACCGAGACGGCGAGAGTCACAACCGTTCGTGGAACTGCGGGGTCGAGGGACCGACCGACGACCCGGAGATCCTGGCCCTGCGCGCAAAACAGATGCGGAACATCATGGGAACGCTGATGCTCTCCCAGGGCACCCCGATGATCGCTCACGGCGACGAGATCGGGCGGACCCAATTGGGCAACAACAATGTGTACTGCCAGGATTCCGAACTGTCGTGGATGGACTGGTCCCTGCTCGAATCCAACGCCGACCACCTCGAATTCACCCGGAAGGTGCTGGCTTTCCGTAAGCGCCACCCGGCGTTTCGGCGCCGCCGGTTCTTCGAGGGCAAGCCGATCCGCAGCGGGGATCAGGTCCGCGACATCGCCTGGCTCACCCCCGGGGGTACCGAGATGACCCCGGAGGACTGGGGCACCGGGCTGGGCACCTGCGTCGCGGTGTTCCTCAACGGCGAGTCCATCCCGGCACCCAACGCCCGCGGTGAGCGCGTCGTCGACGACACCTTCCTGTTGTGCTTCAACGCCAATGACCATGAGCAGGATTTCGTCACCCCGAACGGCGATTACGCCGCCGAATGGACCGGGGACCTCGACACCGCCAGTCCGACGGGCGATTCGGATCTGGTCGTCGCCGCGGGCGAGAAGATCTCGCTGCAAGCCCGCTCACTGCTCGTCCTGCGCAAGACGGCCTGA